In Xiphophorus maculatus strain JP 163 A chromosome 2, X_maculatus-5.0-male, whole genome shotgun sequence, one genomic interval encodes:
- the LOC102230905 gene encoding outer dense fiber protein 3-like produces MVKDDPWVGTWRPHRPRGLIAAQLGTPGPKYVLPGLTGANNHDVTKPKAPAYSISARPKVTNTDCSPGPKYMIPPNLTRFGKDGTPAYSIHGRPKPFAMFRTPGPAQYYPENAKKSLFRSAPSFTLSARHKDIAKTQTPGPASYKLPGIIGTKEITSPSSPSFTLMGRTQKGSFFEDLRKTPGPAAYNPADPYYSRLKPPQCTMKGRNFLPDRNAQTPGPGAYYPEKTNFIKPKAPSVTFGIHHSPYSVPFIVNMDGFF; encoded by the exons ATGGTGAAAGATGACCCTTGGGTTGGGACCTGGAGGCCCCACAGGCCGAGAGGACTCATAGCTGCACAGTTAGGGACTCCTGGTCCTAAATATGTACTGCCTGGTCTAACAG GTGCAAATAACCATGACGTAACAAAACCTAAAGCACCAGCGTACTCCATAAGTGCTCGTCCCAAAGTGACAAACACCGACTGTTCCCCTGGACCCAAGTACATGATCCCCCCAAATTTAACCAGATTTGGCAAAGATGGAACACCGGCATATTCAATTCATGGTCGTCCAAAGCCTTTTGCAATGTTCCGTACTCCTGGACCTG CACAGTACTACCCAGAGAATGCAAAAAAGAGTTTGTTCAGATCCGCCCCTTCATTTACTCTCTCTGCGAGACACAAAGATATTGCTAAAACCCAAACTCCAG GTCCAGCTTCCTACAAACTCCCCGGTATAATTGGGACAAAAGAAATAACAAGCCCTTCATCTCCCTCCTTCACACTCATGGGCCGTACTCAAAAAGGATCCTTTTTCGAGGATCTTAGAAAG ACTCCAGGTCCTGCTGCCTACAATCCTGCAGACCCGTATTACTCCAGGCTAAAACCGCCACAGTGTACAATGAAAGGTCGCAATTTCCTTCCTgacagaaatgcacaaacaccGGGTCCAGGAGCATACTATCCAGAGAAG ACAAACTTTATAAAACCAAAAGCTCCCAGTGTAACCTTTGGAATTCACCATTCACCATACTCAGTCCCCTTTATCGTGAACATGGATGGTTTCTTCTAA